In the Bombus pyrosoma isolate SC7728 linkage group LG15, ASM1482585v1, whole genome shotgun sequence genome, one interval contains:
- the LOC122575840 gene encoding alpha-protein kinase 1 isoform X2, whose translation MSVLNQSGEDAVECPLCMEPLEVDDLNFFPCTCGYQICRFCWHRIRTDENGLCPACRKAYSENPADFKPLSMEEIARLKAEKRLKDQQRKQRVTENRKHLANVRVVQKNLVFVVGLPLRLADADTLKRHEYFGKFGKIHKVVINQSTSYAGSQGPSASAYVTYQRQEDALRAIEAVNNVVMDGRTIKTSLGTTKYCSHFMRNQPCPKPDCMYLHDLGDQEASFTKEEMHQGKHQEYERKLVQSLHASHASHASAQRKPTPSPSVTGSIVRENGTSNSQAKEAWPSLQTGQTNSSQTNCKELSPPSQTTSQQNNMTNGSSTTNQQSHVSSGSSTQQNNNNKGENMNIRRGKSNSESKAQAARNKHKNCQNKEKHSTRTTSRSESSSIGTQNNVQSQINGQKDIRNFSSESNSDVLQKLGSKCKSEQQPQPQQPPPQQQSQQQSNKGSKLVQHQQQQQQQQQQQQSQELKVNGIMQNGERRHSDSETDQQREGSTPASTISSTEDPNVNHQVEHLTESSEENSGAAILGSSPASTNSSQGANQQPPPGLHNGSQIQFNHRSIFQTDNNSFFNSNTFQKISTTTSVPPTSLTANPNLNWTTTGLASIPDSLPIVQSSEDWQAAFGFQPETSQTNHVVQKSSPSSSPGVNFNSEGFVDEEVYANLQYTTLSEPSGTFTSSLLVNSPASKFMADFQQNSLQQRLALQAQQNQENCEYIKQNGHATMEEVRNHKESGSDIKPDDDLGFDPFHETQKALAELMENEMQIQQQRFQQQQQQQQQQQREREEQNRVQHQQNIANLGQQHFPQVAHIAHLQQQAQHLQNLQVIQQSHSLLSRLPQNLLQSGTQSPAQSTVAAASLGQRSRLPPPGFPGSTPNHMNSFGLGIPRPAPTNNALSGAQPPQQNTYLPNGNPLLNSQGISKCAGDAVYTLKDWCDINNQQQQQQFHHQALHQKGGWNNFGPIADWTSIDPAIVSSSRPLPFQTTSTWQFPHVHPTHTVSHNAQQQNAPTQHWAMQPPPGFAAPVTTGQLSNQQPSTTAQPHTKLISAGSEIENL comes from the exons ATGTCAGTATTGAATCAAAGTGGAGAAGATGCAGTGGAATGTCCTTTGTGTATGGAACCATTGGAAGTGGAtgatttgaatttctttccatGTACTTGTGGATATCAAATATGTAGATTTTGCTGGCATAGAATTCGTACAGATGAGAATGGTTTATGCCCTGCTTGTCGGAAGGCCTATTCTGAAAATCCTGCCGATTTTAAACCTCTCAGTATGGAAGAAATTGCAAG ATTAAAAGCAGAAAAGAGATTAAAAGATCAGCAACGTAAGCAAAGGGTTACAGAAAACCGTAAACATCTAGCAAATGTGAGAGTAGTACAAAAAAATCTAGTATTTGTAGTAGGATTACCATTGAGACTTGCGGATGCTGAT acATTAAAGCGGCatgaatattttggaaaatttggcAAAATTCACAAGGTTGTAATAAATCAAAGCACTTCCTATGCAGGGTCTCAAGGCCCTAGTGCTTCAGCTTACGTTACTTATCAG cGTCAAGAAGATGCACTACGTGCTATAGAGGCTGTGAATAACGTTGTTATGGATGGACGGACAATTAAAACGTCGCTAGGAACAACAAAGTATTGTTCACATTTTATGCGTAATCAGCCTTGTCCAAAACCAGATTGTATGTATTTACATGATCTTGGGGACCAGGAGGCATCATTTACAAAAGAAGAGATGCATCAGGGCAAACATCAAGAATATGAGCGTAAACTTGTACAATCATTACATGCGTCACATGCGTCACATGCATCTGCACAacg GAAACCAACACCATCACCATCAGTGACAGGCAGTATTGTTAGAGAGAATGGAACTTCAAATTCTCAAGCCAAAGAAGCTTGGCCATCGTTACAAACTGGACAGACAAATA GTTCacaaacaaattgtaaagaattATCACCGCCATCACAAACAACTTCTCAGCAAAACAACATGACAAACGGAAGTAGTACAACAAACCAGCAGAGTCATGTATCCTCTGGTAGTTCAACACAAcagaacaataataataaaggtgaaaatatgaatatacgGAGAGGAAAAAGTAATAGTGAAAGTAAAGCTCAAGCAGCACGGAATAAACacaaaaattgtcaaaataaagaaaaacataGTACACGGACAACTTCCCGATCAGAATCTAGCTCTATTGGTACACAAAATAATGTGCAATCACAAATTAATGGACAAAAggatattagaaatttttcctCCGAATCGAATAGTGACGTACTACAGAAATTGGGTAGTAAGTGTAAATCGGAACAACAACCACAACCACAGCAGCCACCACCTCAACAACAATCACAACAGCAAAGTAATAAAGGATCTAAATTAGTTCAGCAccaacagcagcaacaacaacaacaacagcagcaacaatCTCAAGAACTTAAAGTAAATGGAATAATGCAGAACGGAGAACGTCGGCATTCGGATAGTGAAACAGATCAACAACGTGAAGGTAGTACACCGGCTAGTACAATTTCGAGTACGGAAGATCCGAATGTGAATCATCAAGTGGAACATTTAACAGAATCAAGTGAGGAGAACAGTGGTGCTGCTATTTTGG GTTCCTCTCCAGCTAGCACAAATTCATCACAAGGTGCCAATCAACAGCCACCACCAGGACTACATAATGGGTCTCAAATACAATTCaatcatcgatcgatctttCAGACGGACAATAATAGTTTCTTCAATTCAAACACTTTCCAGAAAATCTCTACCACCACCTCAGTGCCACCTACTTCTTTGACAG CAAATCCAAACCTGAATTGGACAACCACAGGCTTAGCTTCTATTCCTGATTCTTTGCCAATTGTTCAATCCAGTGAAGATTGGCAAGCAGCTTTTGGTTTTCAACCTGAAACTTCACAAACAAATCATGTTGTACAAAAGTCCAGTCCTTCTAGTTCGCCAGGAGTGAATTTCAATTCTGAAGGTTTCGTAGATGAAGAAGTTTATGCTAATCTACAGTACACTACTCTATCAGAACCTTCTGGTACTTTTACATCAAGCTTGCTTGTTAATTCTCCTGCATCTAAATTCATGGCAGATTTTCAACAAAACTCATTGCAACAAAGGCTTGCTCTGCAG GCACAACAAAATCAAGAAAACTgtgaatatataaaacaaaatggtcATGCTACTATGGAGGAAGTTAGGAACCATAAAGAATCTGGTTCAGATATAAAGCCTGATGATGATCTAGGTTTTGATCCTTTCCATGAAACACAGAAAGCTTTGGCTGAACttatggaaaatgaaatgcaAATTCAACAACAAAGGTttcagcagcaacaacaacaacaacaacagcaacaaagagaacgagaagagCAAAATAGGGTACAACATCAACAGAATATTGCAAACCTCGGTCAACAACATTTTCCACAG GTCGCCCATATAGCACATTTGCAACAGCAGGCCCAACATCTGCAGAATCTACAAGTTATTCAACAGTCGCATTCCTTGCTGTCTCGTCTTCcacaaaatttgttacaaagtGGTACCCAAAGCCCTGCTCAGAGTACTGTGGCTGCTGCTAGTTTGGGACAACGTAGCCGCCTTCCACCACCAGGTTTCCCTGGTTCTACACCAAATCACATGAATTCTTTTGGTCTTGGTATACCGCGACCGGCTCCCACGAACAATGCTCTTTCGG GAGCACAACCACCACAACAAAATACCTATCTTCCAAATGGAAACCCTCTTCTGAATTCACAAG GTATTAGTAAATGCGCGGGAGATGCAGTGTATACGCTTAAAGATTGGTgtgatattaataatcaacaacagcaacaacaattTCATCATCAAGCATTACATCAAAAAGGTGGATGGAACAATTTTGGACCTATTGCAGACTGGACTTCGATTGATCCAGCTATTGTTAGTTCTTCTAGGCCTCTTCCATTCCAAACTACTAGTACATGGCAATTTCCACATGTTCATCCTACACACACTGTATCACATAATGCGCAACAG CAGAATGCACCAACTCAACATTGGGCAATGCAACCACCTCCAGGTTTTGCTGCACCAGTGACTACAGGACAACTAAGTAATCAACAACCAAGCACAACTGCACAGCCGCACACTAAACTTATCTCAGCAGGATCGGAAATCGAAA atctataa
- the LOC122575840 gene encoding alpha-protein kinase 1 isoform X3, with the protein MSVLNQSGEDAVECPLCMEPLEVDDLNFFPCTCGYQICRFCWHRIRTDENGLCPACRKAYSENPADFKPLSMEEIARLKAEKRLKDQQRKQRVTENRKHLANVRVVQKNLVFVVGLPLRLADADTLKRHEYFGKFGKIHKVVINQSTSYAGSQGPSASAYVTYQRQEDALRAIEAVNNVVMDGRTIKTSLGTTKYCSHFMRNQPCPKPDCMYLHDLGDQEASFTKEEMHQGKHQEYERKLVQSLHASHASHASAQRKPTPSPSVTGSIVRENGTSNSQAKEAWPSLQTGQTNSSQTNCKELSPPSQTTSQQNNMTNGSSTTNQQSHVSSGSSTQQNNNNKGENMNIRRGKSNSESKAQAARNKHKNCQNKEKHSTRTTSRSESSSIGTQNNVQSQINGQKDIRNFSSESNSDVLQKLGSKCKSEQQPQPQQPPPQQQSQQQSNKGSKLVQHQQQQQQQQQQQQSQELKVNGIMQNGERRHSDSETDQQREGSTPASTISSTEDPNVNHQVEHLTESSEENSGAAILGSSPASTNSSQGANQQPPPGLHNGSQIQFNHRSIFQTDNNSFFNSNTFQKISTTTSVPPTSLTANPNLNWTTTGLASIPDSLPIVQSSEDWQAAFGFQPETSQTNHVVQKSSPSSSPGVNFNSEGFVDEEVYANLQYTTLSEPSGTFTSSLLVNSPASKFMADFQQNSLQQRLALQAQQNQENCEYIKQNGHATMEEVRNHKESGSDIKPDDDLGFDPFHETQKALAELMENEMQIQQQRFQQQQQQQQQQQREREEQNRVQHQQNIANLGQQHFPQVAHIAHLQQQAQHLQNLQVIQQSHSLLSRLPQNLLQSGTQSPAQSTVAAASLGQRSRLPPPGAQPPQQNTYLPNGNPLLNSQGISKCAGDAVYTLKDWCDINNQQQQQQFHHQALHQKGGWNNFGPIADWTSIDPAIVSSSRPLPFQTTSTWQFPHVHPTHTVSHNAQQEQQNAPTQHWAMQPPPGFAAPVTTGQLSNQQPSTTAQPHTKLISAGSEIENL; encoded by the exons ATGTCAGTATTGAATCAAAGTGGAGAAGATGCAGTGGAATGTCCTTTGTGTATGGAACCATTGGAAGTGGAtgatttgaatttctttccatGTACTTGTGGATATCAAATATGTAGATTTTGCTGGCATAGAATTCGTACAGATGAGAATGGTTTATGCCCTGCTTGTCGGAAGGCCTATTCTGAAAATCCTGCCGATTTTAAACCTCTCAGTATGGAAGAAATTGCAAG ATTAAAAGCAGAAAAGAGATTAAAAGATCAGCAACGTAAGCAAAGGGTTACAGAAAACCGTAAACATCTAGCAAATGTGAGAGTAGTACAAAAAAATCTAGTATTTGTAGTAGGATTACCATTGAGACTTGCGGATGCTGAT acATTAAAGCGGCatgaatattttggaaaatttggcAAAATTCACAAGGTTGTAATAAATCAAAGCACTTCCTATGCAGGGTCTCAAGGCCCTAGTGCTTCAGCTTACGTTACTTATCAG cGTCAAGAAGATGCACTACGTGCTATAGAGGCTGTGAATAACGTTGTTATGGATGGACGGACAATTAAAACGTCGCTAGGAACAACAAAGTATTGTTCACATTTTATGCGTAATCAGCCTTGTCCAAAACCAGATTGTATGTATTTACATGATCTTGGGGACCAGGAGGCATCATTTACAAAAGAAGAGATGCATCAGGGCAAACATCAAGAATATGAGCGTAAACTTGTACAATCATTACATGCGTCACATGCGTCACATGCATCTGCACAacg GAAACCAACACCATCACCATCAGTGACAGGCAGTATTGTTAGAGAGAATGGAACTTCAAATTCTCAAGCCAAAGAAGCTTGGCCATCGTTACAAACTGGACAGACAAATA GTTCacaaacaaattgtaaagaattATCACCGCCATCACAAACAACTTCTCAGCAAAACAACATGACAAACGGAAGTAGTACAACAAACCAGCAGAGTCATGTATCCTCTGGTAGTTCAACACAAcagaacaataataataaaggtgaaaatatgaatatacgGAGAGGAAAAAGTAATAGTGAAAGTAAAGCTCAAGCAGCACGGAATAAACacaaaaattgtcaaaataaagaaaaacataGTACACGGACAACTTCCCGATCAGAATCTAGCTCTATTGGTACACAAAATAATGTGCAATCACAAATTAATGGACAAAAggatattagaaatttttcctCCGAATCGAATAGTGACGTACTACAGAAATTGGGTAGTAAGTGTAAATCGGAACAACAACCACAACCACAGCAGCCACCACCTCAACAACAATCACAACAGCAAAGTAATAAAGGATCTAAATTAGTTCAGCAccaacagcagcaacaacaacaacaacagcagcaacaatCTCAAGAACTTAAAGTAAATGGAATAATGCAGAACGGAGAACGTCGGCATTCGGATAGTGAAACAGATCAACAACGTGAAGGTAGTACACCGGCTAGTACAATTTCGAGTACGGAAGATCCGAATGTGAATCATCAAGTGGAACATTTAACAGAATCAAGTGAGGAGAACAGTGGTGCTGCTATTTTGG GTTCCTCTCCAGCTAGCACAAATTCATCACAAGGTGCCAATCAACAGCCACCACCAGGACTACATAATGGGTCTCAAATACAATTCaatcatcgatcgatctttCAGACGGACAATAATAGTTTCTTCAATTCAAACACTTTCCAGAAAATCTCTACCACCACCTCAGTGCCACCTACTTCTTTGACAG CAAATCCAAACCTGAATTGGACAACCACAGGCTTAGCTTCTATTCCTGATTCTTTGCCAATTGTTCAATCCAGTGAAGATTGGCAAGCAGCTTTTGGTTTTCAACCTGAAACTTCACAAACAAATCATGTTGTACAAAAGTCCAGTCCTTCTAGTTCGCCAGGAGTGAATTTCAATTCTGAAGGTTTCGTAGATGAAGAAGTTTATGCTAATCTACAGTACACTACTCTATCAGAACCTTCTGGTACTTTTACATCAAGCTTGCTTGTTAATTCTCCTGCATCTAAATTCATGGCAGATTTTCAACAAAACTCATTGCAACAAAGGCTTGCTCTGCAG GCACAACAAAATCAAGAAAACTgtgaatatataaaacaaaatggtcATGCTACTATGGAGGAAGTTAGGAACCATAAAGAATCTGGTTCAGATATAAAGCCTGATGATGATCTAGGTTTTGATCCTTTCCATGAAACACAGAAAGCTTTGGCTGAACttatggaaaatgaaatgcaAATTCAACAACAAAGGTttcagcagcaacaacaacaacaacaacagcaacaaagagaacgagaagagCAAAATAGGGTACAACATCAACAGAATATTGCAAACCTCGGTCAACAACATTTTCCACAG GTCGCCCATATAGCACATTTGCAACAGCAGGCCCAACATCTGCAGAATCTACAAGTTATTCAACAGTCGCATTCCTTGCTGTCTCGTCTTCcacaaaatttgttacaaagtGGTACCCAAAGCCCTGCTCAGAGTACTGTGGCTGCTGCTAGTTTGGGACAACGTAGCCGCCTTCCACCACCAG GAGCACAACCACCACAACAAAATACCTATCTTCCAAATGGAAACCCTCTTCTGAATTCACAAG GTATTAGTAAATGCGCGGGAGATGCAGTGTATACGCTTAAAGATTGGTgtgatattaataatcaacaacagcaacaacaattTCATCATCAAGCATTACATCAAAAAGGTGGATGGAACAATTTTGGACCTATTGCAGACTGGACTTCGATTGATCCAGCTATTGTTAGTTCTTCTAGGCCTCTTCCATTCCAAACTACTAGTACATGGCAATTTCCACATGTTCATCCTACACACACTGTATCACATAATGCGCAACAG GAACAGCAGAATGCACCAACTCAACATTGGGCAATGCAACCACCTCCAGGTTTTGCTGCACCAGTGACTACAGGACAACTAAGTAATCAACAACCAAGCACAACTGCACAGCCGCACACTAAACTTATCTCAGCAGGATCGGAAATCGAAA atctataa
- the LOC122575840 gene encoding alpha-protein kinase 1 isoform X1 translates to MSVLNQSGEDAVECPLCMEPLEVDDLNFFPCTCGYQICRFCWHRIRTDENGLCPACRKAYSENPADFKPLSMEEIARLKAEKRLKDQQRKQRVTENRKHLANVRVVQKNLVFVVGLPLRLADADTLKRHEYFGKFGKIHKVVINQSTSYAGSQGPSASAYVTYQRQEDALRAIEAVNNVVMDGRTIKTSLGTTKYCSHFMRNQPCPKPDCMYLHDLGDQEASFTKEEMHQGKHQEYERKLVQSLHASHASHASAQRKPTPSPSVTGSIVRENGTSNSQAKEAWPSLQTGQTNSSQTNCKELSPPSQTTSQQNNMTNGSSTTNQQSHVSSGSSTQQNNNNKGENMNIRRGKSNSESKAQAARNKHKNCQNKEKHSTRTTSRSESSSIGTQNNVQSQINGQKDIRNFSSESNSDVLQKLGSKCKSEQQPQPQQPPPQQQSQQQSNKGSKLVQHQQQQQQQQQQQQSQELKVNGIMQNGERRHSDSETDQQREGSTPASTISSTEDPNVNHQVEHLTESSEENSGAAILGSSPASTNSSQGANQQPPPGLHNGSQIQFNHRSIFQTDNNSFFNSNTFQKISTTTSVPPTSLTANPNLNWTTTGLASIPDSLPIVQSSEDWQAAFGFQPETSQTNHVVQKSSPSSSPGVNFNSEGFVDEEVYANLQYTTLSEPSGTFTSSLLVNSPASKFMADFQQNSLQQRLALQAQQNQENCEYIKQNGHATMEEVRNHKESGSDIKPDDDLGFDPFHETQKALAELMENEMQIQQQRFQQQQQQQQQQQREREEQNRVQHQQNIANLGQQHFPQVAHIAHLQQQAQHLQNLQVIQQSHSLLSRLPQNLLQSGTQSPAQSTVAAASLGQRSRLPPPGFPGSTPNHMNSFGLGIPRPAPTNNALSGAQPPQQNTYLPNGNPLLNSQGISKCAGDAVYTLKDWCDINNQQQQQQFHHQALHQKGGWNNFGPIADWTSIDPAIVSSSRPLPFQTTSTWQFPHVHPTHTVSHNAQQEQQNAPTQHWAMQPPPGFAAPVTTGQLSNQQPSTTAQPHTKLISAGSEIENL, encoded by the exons ATGTCAGTATTGAATCAAAGTGGAGAAGATGCAGTGGAATGTCCTTTGTGTATGGAACCATTGGAAGTGGAtgatttgaatttctttccatGTACTTGTGGATATCAAATATGTAGATTTTGCTGGCATAGAATTCGTACAGATGAGAATGGTTTATGCCCTGCTTGTCGGAAGGCCTATTCTGAAAATCCTGCCGATTTTAAACCTCTCAGTATGGAAGAAATTGCAAG ATTAAAAGCAGAAAAGAGATTAAAAGATCAGCAACGTAAGCAAAGGGTTACAGAAAACCGTAAACATCTAGCAAATGTGAGAGTAGTACAAAAAAATCTAGTATTTGTAGTAGGATTACCATTGAGACTTGCGGATGCTGAT acATTAAAGCGGCatgaatattttggaaaatttggcAAAATTCACAAGGTTGTAATAAATCAAAGCACTTCCTATGCAGGGTCTCAAGGCCCTAGTGCTTCAGCTTACGTTACTTATCAG cGTCAAGAAGATGCACTACGTGCTATAGAGGCTGTGAATAACGTTGTTATGGATGGACGGACAATTAAAACGTCGCTAGGAACAACAAAGTATTGTTCACATTTTATGCGTAATCAGCCTTGTCCAAAACCAGATTGTATGTATTTACATGATCTTGGGGACCAGGAGGCATCATTTACAAAAGAAGAGATGCATCAGGGCAAACATCAAGAATATGAGCGTAAACTTGTACAATCATTACATGCGTCACATGCGTCACATGCATCTGCACAacg GAAACCAACACCATCACCATCAGTGACAGGCAGTATTGTTAGAGAGAATGGAACTTCAAATTCTCAAGCCAAAGAAGCTTGGCCATCGTTACAAACTGGACAGACAAATA GTTCacaaacaaattgtaaagaattATCACCGCCATCACAAACAACTTCTCAGCAAAACAACATGACAAACGGAAGTAGTACAACAAACCAGCAGAGTCATGTATCCTCTGGTAGTTCAACACAAcagaacaataataataaaggtgaaaatatgaatatacgGAGAGGAAAAAGTAATAGTGAAAGTAAAGCTCAAGCAGCACGGAATAAACacaaaaattgtcaaaataaagaaaaacataGTACACGGACAACTTCCCGATCAGAATCTAGCTCTATTGGTACACAAAATAATGTGCAATCACAAATTAATGGACAAAAggatattagaaatttttcctCCGAATCGAATAGTGACGTACTACAGAAATTGGGTAGTAAGTGTAAATCGGAACAACAACCACAACCACAGCAGCCACCACCTCAACAACAATCACAACAGCAAAGTAATAAAGGATCTAAATTAGTTCAGCAccaacagcagcaacaacaacaacaacagcagcaacaatCTCAAGAACTTAAAGTAAATGGAATAATGCAGAACGGAGAACGTCGGCATTCGGATAGTGAAACAGATCAACAACGTGAAGGTAGTACACCGGCTAGTACAATTTCGAGTACGGAAGATCCGAATGTGAATCATCAAGTGGAACATTTAACAGAATCAAGTGAGGAGAACAGTGGTGCTGCTATTTTGG GTTCCTCTCCAGCTAGCACAAATTCATCACAAGGTGCCAATCAACAGCCACCACCAGGACTACATAATGGGTCTCAAATACAATTCaatcatcgatcgatctttCAGACGGACAATAATAGTTTCTTCAATTCAAACACTTTCCAGAAAATCTCTACCACCACCTCAGTGCCACCTACTTCTTTGACAG CAAATCCAAACCTGAATTGGACAACCACAGGCTTAGCTTCTATTCCTGATTCTTTGCCAATTGTTCAATCCAGTGAAGATTGGCAAGCAGCTTTTGGTTTTCAACCTGAAACTTCACAAACAAATCATGTTGTACAAAAGTCCAGTCCTTCTAGTTCGCCAGGAGTGAATTTCAATTCTGAAGGTTTCGTAGATGAAGAAGTTTATGCTAATCTACAGTACACTACTCTATCAGAACCTTCTGGTACTTTTACATCAAGCTTGCTTGTTAATTCTCCTGCATCTAAATTCATGGCAGATTTTCAACAAAACTCATTGCAACAAAGGCTTGCTCTGCAG GCACAACAAAATCAAGAAAACTgtgaatatataaaacaaaatggtcATGCTACTATGGAGGAAGTTAGGAACCATAAAGAATCTGGTTCAGATATAAAGCCTGATGATGATCTAGGTTTTGATCCTTTCCATGAAACACAGAAAGCTTTGGCTGAACttatggaaaatgaaatgcaAATTCAACAACAAAGGTttcagcagcaacaacaacaacaacaacagcaacaaagagaacgagaagagCAAAATAGGGTACAACATCAACAGAATATTGCAAACCTCGGTCAACAACATTTTCCACAG GTCGCCCATATAGCACATTTGCAACAGCAGGCCCAACATCTGCAGAATCTACAAGTTATTCAACAGTCGCATTCCTTGCTGTCTCGTCTTCcacaaaatttgttacaaagtGGTACCCAAAGCCCTGCTCAGAGTACTGTGGCTGCTGCTAGTTTGGGACAACGTAGCCGCCTTCCACCACCAGGTTTCCCTGGTTCTACACCAAATCACATGAATTCTTTTGGTCTTGGTATACCGCGACCGGCTCCCACGAACAATGCTCTTTCGG GAGCACAACCACCACAACAAAATACCTATCTTCCAAATGGAAACCCTCTTCTGAATTCACAAG GTATTAGTAAATGCGCGGGAGATGCAGTGTATACGCTTAAAGATTGGTgtgatattaataatcaacaacagcaacaacaattTCATCATCAAGCATTACATCAAAAAGGTGGATGGAACAATTTTGGACCTATTGCAGACTGGACTTCGATTGATCCAGCTATTGTTAGTTCTTCTAGGCCTCTTCCATTCCAAACTACTAGTACATGGCAATTTCCACATGTTCATCCTACACACACTGTATCACATAATGCGCAACAG GAACAGCAGAATGCACCAACTCAACATTGGGCAATGCAACCACCTCCAGGTTTTGCTGCACCAGTGACTACAGGACAACTAAGTAATCAACAACCAAGCACAACTGCACAGCCGCACACTAAACTTATCTCAGCAGGATCGGAAATCGAAA atctataa